From Salmo salar chromosome ssa09, Ssal_v3.1, whole genome shotgun sequence:
CATTGAGGCTTACAGAAGTGTATGAGTTCCTTAAAAGCCTCTGCAAATCCCAATTTTGGGATGGATACCACCTTATTATATCTAATAAATAATAAATTAATATTCTAGAAGAATGTGtaaaatacaaaacattaagattaAATGTGCAGTATGTAAACTTAACATGATGAAcaagaatgacatttactctcacgggtgTCCAATAAGATCTATCTGAAAGCCATTCCCCTAATAGGCCACGCCTCCTGAAAATAACCTAAGGATTACATTCAAAAAGACCCAGCTGATAGGTCAACCCAGCACGAAAGTAAAAAAATACCAAactgaaggttaaataaaaccatGTTTGGGTAATCCCAACCACCCAACATGTTGGGTTATTCACGCAACCCCactggctgggtcaaaataaACCAGCttgtgttctgtccaatatttacccagTGCTGGGTAACCAAAAAACCCAAATTGAgttgtttttaacccagcattttttAGAGTGTTGCATTTGAGATTATGATAATATTGGGCACTCTCTAATTCACTGATACACATATCCAAAGATGCTAGTATTTATTTGGGCAGTGGGAGTACAATGGCTGATATCACAGAGGTGATGAGTAGCAGAGTGCTGACTAAGATAACTTGACTTCCAGAGCGATACACCAGGCGACCATTCAACGGCTGGACTGGGCGATAGGTTCCCACCATAGGCTTTCCATCAGCAAACTGAAGCCGAGAAAATGCAGCAAGCTGTATGACACAAAGATAAGAAAAAACATGTTAGACATACAGTAAAAAAATACAACTCAATAAAGACATACAAATAACTTTATGGACTTTATTTTGCAATGCATTTACTATACATTCACTGACAGCAGGTATAGGTATAATGTCAGGTATAAAAGTGACCTAGGTAAGGTGAGGTGTAATGTCAAGCTGTATACACCTGTTGCCTGCTGAGAGGAATGGTATTTCTGAACACGGTCCAAACTACAGCTTCTTTACAGGGAGGTGTGGTGAGAGAGCCCTGGTAGCGGAAGTAGCTGGTCATATTACTCTGAGAGGGGATGAACATGTCCAGGGACACATCACTCAGGGTAGTGTTGGAGTCTAGAGGTGGACACAATAAAGACAATGGAACAAATACAGGGTAAAACTATCTTAAGATGCCCCTATGGAACTACACAGTAATAATTTAAGGTAAAGTGTTGCCCAATACAGTTTATGATGAGAGCTGTAACTGGTCTACAAAATAGGCTACTGTTCATACTACTAGTGATTGCTAATAGCTTTATCGAAGACACTGTGGTTAAAAAACAAGGGTTTTATTACTTTGTATCTAAACTGTCAGCACACTATCACATAGGCCTATCCCTGTATGATCCGGAACATGCATCATTTAGTACCTGGATCCATGCTATTAAAGATACATAACAATAGTTGTTGTCTATAAGCTGACTTACTGGGTATATTGCTTGTGTTCAGAGCATTTATGATGGAGTCGTATTTTTTGTTGGAGCTTCCTGATTGCTGAAAATATAAGAGATATTATCAGGATTATCAGAGAGTATCATCTATCAAATGTCATATGAACCCCATTTTTTCATGTTGTAGAACATTTTATAAGATTAAGCTGAAATAATACCTCATAAAAGAATCCTAGAACTCCAACCCCTGCAAGGTCTTTCAGAGCTTCATCCAAAGAGTTGTACTCCTCTTTTATGTTTACTATATGCAGCTGAGGACGTCAAGAGATATCACTGACAAATATGTCAAAGATTGCAATAAATGTGAATTTGCAAAAGTGTACGTTAATGTGATTGATGTATAATTACTGTACACTTAACGTAGTTTACAAAAGTTAAATCAGAATGGCTGATCTGAATGCTCATTTAAATTCATCAAGTAAGTAGTACACAATTCACTTTGTTTCCTATTCTACAGGCATAGTGCGAATGAACACAAACTTATCATCATCAGCATAACGTCTTGCTTCTTCTTTTCTTTTCTATTAGCCATGTGTGGAATAATAATAACCTTAAGGCCGCGTGCGGGGTTCGATGACAGCTGCTGTCATCAGCATCTGGCTATGGGGAACATTCCTCCGAGACAAGGCCATACCCCAAACTATTCAAAATTCAATATTGCATTCTGTCTCTGTTGTCCATTCAGTTAAGCCTGTACTCGATTGAACTGTATCTAAAAGACCTAAAACTATGTGATAATCATAAATAAATATCAGGAGTTTGAAAATACATTATGGTGTATTATGGGAATGTTTCCTTTCTTTTGGTCATCAAACCTCCATGGGATATCGTTCTCCATCGATGGTGTGTTCTGATCCAGGGCCTCCATCTTTGCCCAAGTGCAGGTGGAGCTGTACTGCCTTGTACGGCACAGCCAGATCTCCACCCTGTACTTTTGCTGTGGCAGGCAGGTCCACCTGAACTGCAGAGAGATGAAAGCTTTAGTCCATGTAAAAGGAAATATCTGGAGTCCATAAACGTTGCATGTACTGTACCATTGTACTGTTAAGCTAATGTTATGGAGCTTTGAGCTTAGATCAGATCTGTGAAATATCAAGGCATTGACTGAATAAGCCTTGCTATTCGTGTTCAATACAACTACAATACACCATGCTGATAATACTGTAACATATGCAGGGGGTTCTGtactgtaaatgtaaatgcagcaTCTATATCAGGGGCCCACGACCCCATTTTGAAATCTGAAAATTCTCTCCACCCTAACCATGTGAAAAAAATTATGTAAATAACAGTCAATGTTTACTTTTTATTTGGGGCTatggcagtcaattgaaaaacattGTAACAGTATTTGATTGTCTTCTCAACTTACCATCCCATACTTTTAAcgtggggctatgacagtcaattgcaaattagtctgacataatgttgcttatctcaccaccactaatgagatgggtgtggcTTGATGCATGTCGTGCAGGGGGCGTGGTTGACAGTACacacctcatctctgctgtcacatccaacctggatcgatatttggttttaatgcagacGAGAGCAATAAATCCAGCTTCACACATATGAGCTGGCAAAGGGTACCATGAGTTTTAATGCTCAGAGGGAGGCGACAGGGTATTCCTTCGTAGTGACCCGTGAGTGTGTTGTCTGCAGCAATCGGTCACATGACATCTCGATCAGCTGTTCAATTTCAGTTACCGACATGTCAACAGAGACAGGATCACACAGTCAAATGGATTGGGAAGTAGGTCCCAAGGTGCTCTTCCAAGCGTTGGAGGTGAGCAGTCATCACTCGTGTGGGACACTTACTGATGCTGTTGTCTGTTAGAAACATGCACAGCCAAGGGAAGGGGGCATGGTTCGCTTTTGACTCTCTACAATAATAATTATTTCCTCTGAATCCACTGAGTCAGTCACTCACTCATCTGTAGAATGTTTTTGCATTTCccctgcatgcttgtgtgtgttcagtatcCCAACTATGTCTGTTACATAGGCAAGGAGacacattttcttttcattaaACAGAAAGTCAACCAAGTCTGTTTGTTTTACCTCCATTGTGAATGACAACAGTTCCTATCTCAATAAAAtaaatctttccaacactccccCTTGGTAACCACCAAGCCTAGTGTGAAATAAAACATTGTCTTGCTCTGATCCTATATGTCCACATTGTGTTGTGAACAGGCATGCGCGCAATGGATGTGGTTTGATGCAGATTACAATCGAAGTTACCTGCTGCAGTATATCTCAGAGTTCTGTGCCCAACTTTTTTGCCGCCAGTTGCTCTCGGTGTATCatacaatgtgtccatatggcagagggagacacattcataactaGAGTGCAGAGGCCTTCCCTTTGTCCTGCCATAGATGGTGTCCCATCTGTGCAAAAGCCAACCATTCGATCCCATGGAATCTGTTTTTCAAGAATATAGCCACATagcacactgaacatcccctGTGCCGTTTCATGCTCGGGAGATATGTCCTCGTGAATAGCATCCCGGGATATGTATAGCAAACAAAATTCAATACATGGGCATCTCGGCCCTGACAGCTAACATCCATTTGGAGAGCATAAGCTGGGGAGTTTGAGTCGTTCAGTCAGAGTTTCCTGTTGATTGCCAGCAATAGCATAAATTCTTTGTTAAacagtgttatctgacaaaggtattgatATGAGTTCATGTGCTTCTGCCTGTCCACACAGTTTTTTACACCATATCAATTGCGGCCGGTAATACCAAAGTCTCTGCAATAGTGTGCAATAGCTCTCTGGTTGAATTTTGTCTTTAATATTTGAATAATTCTCATGTAGATATTTaaggttaaccacattacaaAGCTTTTGAGATACAAAGATATTATAATATTTATTTTTCTTCAGGATTTGGTCAATTCTCCTGCGACCGCATTTTCATATTAGGCGATCCcttgtttgggaaccactgatttatatagacattattattattattgtttttttcacccatttttctccccaattttgtagtatccaattggtagttacagtcttgtcccatcgctgcaactcccatacagactcgggagatgcgaaggtcgagagccatgcttcttgacacactgctcgattaacccggaagccaggcaCACCAGTGCCTGGCCAGTGTCAGTGGAAACACAGTCcaactggcaaccgtgtcagcgtgcatgctcctggcccgccacaggagtcgctcgagcgcgatgggacaaggacatcccggccggccaaagcctcccctaacgacgctgggccaattgtgcgtcgcctcatgggtctcccagttgcggccggctgcgacacagcccaggatcgaacccagatctgtagtgatacctcaagcactgcagtgccttagaccgctacgccactcgggaggccgatTTACATAGAAACTCACCAGTGCGACCATTGTTTGTGATGAAACTGTGGAAGGCCTCTTGGTACCCAGTGAATGTGAATGGTGTAAGGCGTCCATCTGGTAGAGTTCTTCTTGTCACAATGTTAATGGGGGACTGGGCTTTTCCGCCACATGCCCCAGCAACCGTTGTCCAACCATCAGGTCCTTCACATGAGTAACGAGACAGAACATTGGTTATGTTTAAGAACTTTGATTCCAATGGGTATTTTAGCATATGTACTGAATGTATATGGTTTACCTATGCAGTTGCCACCACATGTAACCTGGGACTGGTAGCACCAATCTGGAGAAGGGAGTTTTTGGACATTAACCATTTTTtcccattgaatgcaatgtaCTGACAAAAATGTCAAGCATGTGACGCACATTTTTACCCATTAAATGCAATCTATTAACAAAAATGTCAATGGGACACACCTTTtcccattgaatgcaatgtattgacaATGTCATATATTGTGAAGTATTCCTTTTTGAAAAAACGTGACAGGATGACGTTTTCCTATGATATC
This genomic window contains:
- the LOC106612801 gene encoding carbonic anhydrase 4 — protein: MHLLISFFFAIFVKIQGADWCYQSQVTCGGNCIGPDGWTTVAGACGGKAQSPINIVTRRTLPDGRLTPFTFTGYQEAFHSFITNNGRTVQVDLPATAKVQGGDLAVPYKAVQLHLHLGKDGGPGSEHTIDGERYPMELHIVNIKEEYNSLDEALKDLAGVGVLGFFYEQSGSSNKKYDSIINALNTSNIPNSNTTLSDVSLDMFIPSQSNMTSYFRYQGSLTTPPCKEAVVWTVFRNTIPLSRQQLAAFSRLQFADGKPMVGTYRPVQPLNGRLVYRSGSQVILVSTLLLITSVISAIVLPLPK